The Klebsiella aerogenes KCTC 2190 region CCCCGGAAGAATGACCGGTACGCCGGCCGAGATGCTATCAGCCGATTATCTTCGTCAACAGTTTGCCCAGATGGGTTATCAGAGCGACGTACGTAGCTTTAATACCCGCTACATCTATACCGACAGCAATCAACGTAAGAACTGGCACAACGCCACCGGCAGCACGGTTATCGCCGCGCATGAAGGCCAGTCTCGCCAGCAAATCATTATTATGGCGCACCTCGATACCTACGCGCCGCAGAGCGATAAAGACGTTGAGAACAACCTTGGTGGCCTGACGCTGCAGGGTATTGACGATAACGCAATGGGGCTCGGCGTGCTGCTGGAGCTGGCGGAACATTTAAAGAACGTCCCCACCCGTTACGGCATTCGCTTTATCGCCACCAGCGGCGAGGAAGAAGGCCGACTGGGCGCGCAAAACATACTTAAGCGCATGAGCGAGGCGGAAAAGAAAAATACGCTGCTGGTGATTAATCTCGATAACCTGGTGGTCGGCGATAAGCTCTATTTCAATAGCGGGCGCAGCACGCCGGCATCGGTACGCAAGCTGACCCGCGATCGCGCGCTGGCTATCGCCCGTAGTCACGGTATCGCCGCGTTCACCAATCCAGGGCTGAATCCGGAGTTCCCGAAAGGCACCGGTTGCTGTAACGATGCCAGCGTTTTTGATAACGCCGGGATCCCGGTACTCTCCGTGGAAGCGACTAACTGGTCATTGGGTAAAAAGGATGGCTATCAGCAGCGCAGTAAAACCCGTAGCTTCCCGCAGGGTACCAGCTGGCATGATGTACAACTGGATAACCAACAGTATATCGACAAAGCGCTGCCGGGAAGGATCGAGCACCGCGGGCGCGATGTTGTCAAAGTGATGCTGCCGCTGGTGAAAGAGCTGGCGAAAGTTGAGAAGAAAAACTGATTTGCGCAAAGCGAACCCGCGGTATAGCCCGCGTGTCCGCTTTGGAATAACACTCTCCGGCATAGCGCATCGCTTAGCCTTCGTGCAATCCGCACTCCCGCTTGAGGCCAAAGAATCGGGTTTCTTCTTCCGCCATACCGGGTTCCCATTTACGGGTAGTGTGAGTGTCACCAACGGACAAATACCCCTGCTCCCAGAGCGGGTGGTATTTCAGGCCGTGCTTTTGCAGATACTGATAAACCGTCCGGTTATCCCAGTCGATAATCGGCAGCAGCTTAAAGACGCCGCGCTGGATAGCCAGCACCGGTAAATGCGCCCGGCTGCCGGACTGCTCGCGGCGCAGGCCAGCAAACCAGGTGCGGGTGTTGAGCTCCTTCAGCGCCCGATTCATCGGCTCAACTTTGTTGATTTCATTGTACTTCTCAATGCCTTCAACGCCCTGCTCCCACAGTTTGCCGTAACGCGCTTCCTGCCAGGCGGCGCTTTCCGTCGCCCGGTAGACTTTAAGGTTCAGGTTGAGCTTCTCGGTCAATTCATCAATAAACTGATAGGTTTCCGGGAACAGATAGCCGGTATCGGTCAGGATCACCGGAATGTCCGGGCGCAGCTGGTTCACCAGATGCAGGCTGACTGCCGCCTGAATACCAAAGCTTGAAGAGAGCGCATAGTCGCCGGGCAGGTTTTCCAGCGCCCACGCCACGCGTTCTTCGGCGCTGAGTTTTTCCAGCTGAGTGTTAACTTCCGCCAGCGCCATGACGCGTTCTACTTTAGGCAGATCGTTCAGCGCGTTTAGATCGAGTTTGGACATAGATTCCTCACTGTGTGCCTTGCCTGATGGCGCTTCGCTTATCAGGCCTACGCGAACGGTAGGCTTGATAAAGCATTCATGCCGCTATCCGGCAATTCAGGTTATTCCCAGAAATCACGCGCCGGGTCGAGCACCGGGCGAATGATGCCCGCACGCACCGTAAAGTCGCCGAAGCCTTCACCCGCTTCGCGCTCTTTCGCCCAGCGCCCTACCAGCTCGTCGAGCGAAGCAAGGATCTCCGGCTCGGTGATATTTTCACGATACATTCGTGGAATGCGCGTCCCGCTGCGGTTGCCGCCGATATGCAGGTTATAGCGGCCAGGGGCTTTACCCACCAGGCCAACTTCCGCCAGCATCGCGCGGCCGCAGCCGTTCGGGCAACCCGTGACGCGGGTTACGATATGCTCATCGCCAACGCCGTGCTTGCTCATCACCTCTTCGACCTTGTCGATAAACGACGGCAGGAAACGCTCGGCTTCGGCCATCGCTAACGGACAAGTCGGGAACGACACGCAGGCCATTGAGTTCTCACGCTGCGCCGTGACGGCATTCATCAGGCCATGATCGCGGGCCAGTTTCTCGATCCGCGCTTTCTGATCTTCCGGTACGCTGGCGATGATCAGGTTCTGGTTGGCGGTGATACGGAATTCACCTTTGTGAATCTTCGCGATCTCCAGCAGGCCAGTTTTTAGCGGGCGGCCCGGATAATCCAGAATACGGCCGTTCTCAATAAACAGCGTCAGGTGCCAGTTATTATCGATACCCTTAACCCAGCCGATGCGGTCGCCGCGGCCGGTAAATTCGTACGGACGAATCGGTTCGAATTTGATCCCGGCACGACGCTCAACTTCCGCCTTGAAGGTCTCCACACCGACGCGCTCAAGGGTATATTTGGTTTTCGCGTTTTTACGATCGGTACGATTACCCCAGTCGCGCTGGGTGGTCACGACCGCTTCCGCCACTGCCAGGGTATGCTCCAGCGGCAGATAGCCAAACTCGCTGGCGGTACGCGCATAGGTTTTCTTATTACCGTGCTCGATAGACAACCCGCCGCCCACCAGCAGGTTAAAGCCGACAAGCTTGCCGTTTTCCGCAATCGCCACGAAGTTCATATCATTGGCATGCAGATCGATATCGTTCTGCGGCGGGATCACCACCGTCGTTTTGAATTTACGCGGCAGATAGGTCTGGCCGAGGATCGGTTCCTCGTCGGTGGTGGCGACCTTTTCCTGATCTAACCAGATCTCAGCATAGGCGCGGGTACGCGGCAGCAGATGTTCAGAGATCTTCTTCGCCCACTCGTAGGCTTCGGCGTGCAGCTGCGACTCAAACGGGTTCGAGGTGCACAGCACATTGCGGTTCATGTCGTTGGCGGTCGCCAGCGCATCCAGGCCAACGGAGTGCAGCATCTGATGCACCGGCTTCACGTTCTTCTTCAGAATACCGTGGAACTGGAAAGTCTGACGGTTAGTCAGACGAATACTACCGTAGATGGTGTTATCCGCGGCGAATTTATCGATCGCCTGCCACTGTTTGGTGGTGATAACGCCGCCCGGCAGACGGCAGCGCAGCAGCATCGCGTGGCGCGGCTCCAGTTTCTGCGCCGCGCGTTCCGCGCGAATATCGCGGTCGTCCTGCTGGTACATACCGTGGAAGCGGATGAGCAGGAAGTTGTCACCTTTAAAACCGCCGGTCAGGCCGTCATTTAAATCTTCCGCGATGGTGCCGCGCAGGTAGTTGCTCTCGATCTTCATACGCTCGGCGTCGGAGAGTTTACCTTCGACCACCAGCGGGCCAGGATGTTTTTCGCTCATTAGTAGACATCTCGCTGATAACGGCGCTCAACGCGCAGCTCACTTAAAAATTCGTCCGCCGCTTCGGCGTCCATCGCGCCGTATTCGGCAATCACTTCCAGTAACGCCTGCTCGACGTCTTTCGCCATACGATTGGCATCGCCGCAGACATAAATATGGGCGCCGTCGTTAATCCAACGCCACACTTCAGCCCCCTGCTCGCGCAGTTTGTCCTGTACATAGATTTTTTGTTGTTGATCGCGGGACCAGGCCAGGTCGATTCGGCTCAGCACGCCCTCTTTGACGTAGCTCTGCCATTCCACCT contains the following coding sequences:
- a CDS encoding aminopeptidase codes for the protein MFSAMCRRLLPLALGTGFVFSAAPAFSALGDTANTQARHIATVFPGRMTGTPAEMLSADYLRQQFAQMGYQSDVRSFNTRYIYTDSNQRKNWHNATGSTVIAAHEGQSRQQIIIMAHLDTYAPQSDKDVENNLGGLTLQGIDDNAMGLGVLLELAEHLKNVPTRYGIRFIATSGEEEGRLGAQNILKRMSEAEKKNTLLVINLDNLVVGDKLYFNSGRSTPASVRKLTRDRALAIARSHGIAAFTNPGLNPEFPKGTGCCNDASVFDNAGIPVLSVEATNWSLGKKDGYQQRSKTRSFPQGTSWHDVQLDNQQYIDKALPGRIEHRGRDVVKVMLPLVKELAKVEKKN
- the cysH gene encoding phosphoadenosine phosphosulfate reductase is translated as MSKLDLNALNDLPKVERVMALAEVNTQLEKLSAEERVAWALENLPGDYALSSSFGIQAAVSLHLVNQLRPDIPVILTDTGYLFPETYQFIDELTEKLNLNLKVYRATESAAWQEARYGKLWEQGVEGIEKYNEINKVEPMNRALKELNTRTWFAGLRREQSGSRAHLPVLAIQRGVFKLLPIIDWDNRTVYQYLQKHGLKYHPLWEQGYLSVGDTHTTRKWEPGMAEEETRFFGLKRECGLHEG
- the cysI gene encoding assimilatory sulfite reductase (NADPH) hemoprotein subunit, encoding MSEKHPGPLVVEGKLSDAERMKIESNYLRGTIAEDLNDGLTGGFKGDNFLLIRFHGMYQQDDRDIRAERAAQKLEPRHAMLLRCRLPGGVITTKQWQAIDKFAADNTIYGSIRLTNRQTFQFHGILKKNVKPVHQMLHSVGLDALATANDMNRNVLCTSNPFESQLHAEAYEWAKKISEHLLPRTRAYAEIWLDQEKVATTDEEPILGQTYLPRKFKTTVVIPPQNDIDLHANDMNFVAIAENGKLVGFNLLVGGGLSIEHGNKKTYARTASEFGYLPLEHTLAVAEAVVTTQRDWGNRTDRKNAKTKYTLERVGVETFKAEVERRAGIKFEPIRPYEFTGRGDRIGWVKGIDNNWHLTLFIENGRILDYPGRPLKTGLLEIAKIHKGEFRITANQNLIIASVPEDQKARIEKLARDHGLMNAVTAQRENSMACVSFPTCPLAMAEAERFLPSFIDKVEEVMSKHGVGDEHIVTRVTGCPNGCGRAMLAEVGLVGKAPGRYNLHIGGNRSGTRIPRMYRENITEPEILASLDELVGRWAKEREAGEGFGDFTVRAGIIRPVLDPARDFWE